A region of Subdoligranulum variabile DNA encodes the following proteins:
- the glf gene encoding UDP-galactopyranose mutase: MYDYLIVGAGLFGAVFAHEATAAGKRCLVIDKRDHIAGNIYTEDREGIAVHRYGAHIFHTNNKEVWDYVNRFATFNRYTNSPVANYKGELYNMPFNMNTFNKMWGVITPAEAQAKIEEQRAAHYTEHPRNLEEQAINLVGMDIYEKLIKGYTEKQWGRPCTALPAFIIKRLPVRFTFDNNYFNALYQGIPNEGYTALVVNLLDGIEVRLNTDYLADRSALDALAKKVVYTGPIDAYFDYKLGALQYRSVRFETETLDMPNYQGNAVVNYTDSETPYTRIIEHKHFVFGSTEPGTKTVISREYSAEWKPGDEPYYPVNDEENGALYARYKELADAQPNVLFGGRLGEYKYYDMDRVIEVALDRVRAELA; the protein is encoded by the coding sequence ATGTATGATTATCTGATTGTTGGCGCTGGACTTTTCGGCGCTGTGTTCGCCCATGAAGCTACTGCGGCAGGCAAGCGCTGCCTGGTCATCGACAAGCGGGACCATATTGCCGGCAACATTTATACCGAGGATAGGGAAGGCATTGCTGTGCACCGCTACGGTGCCCATATTTTCCACACCAACAACAAGGAGGTGTGGGACTATGTGAATCGGTTTGCCACCTTCAACCGGTACACCAACTCCCCGGTGGCAAACTACAAGGGTGAGTTGTACAACATGCCCTTCAATATGAACACCTTCAACAAAATGTGGGGGGTGATCACCCCGGCGGAAGCGCAGGCCAAGATCGAGGAACAGCGAGCTGCGCACTACACCGAGCATCCCCGGAATCTTGAGGAGCAGGCCATCAACCTGGTGGGCATGGATATCTACGAAAAGCTCATCAAAGGGTATACCGAGAAACAGTGGGGACGTCCCTGCACGGCTCTGCCGGCGTTCATCATCAAGCGGCTGCCGGTGCGCTTCACCTTCGACAACAACTATTTCAACGCCCTCTATCAAGGCATCCCCAACGAGGGATATACAGCGCTGGTCGTCAATCTGCTGGACGGCATTGAGGTCCGCCTGAACACCGATTATCTCGCCGACCGGTCCGCCCTGGATGCGCTGGCCAAAAAAGTAGTCTACACCGGTCCCATCGACGCCTACTTCGATTACAAGCTGGGGGCCTTGCAGTACCGCAGCGTCCGGTTTGAGACCGAAACGCTGGATATGCCCAACTACCAGGGCAATGCGGTGGTAAACTATACCGATTCCGAGACCCCTTATACCCGCATCATCGAGCACAAGCATTTTGTGTTCGGCTCCACCGAACCGGGCACCAAGACCGTCATCAGCCGGGAATATTCTGCTGAGTGGAAGCCTGGCGACGAGCCCTACTACCCGGTCAACGATGAAGAAAACGGGGCCCTGTATGCCCGTTACAAGGAGCTGGCCGACGCCCAGCCCAATGTACTGTTCGGCGGGCGCCTGGGCGAGTACAAGTACTACGATATGGACCGCGTCATCGAAGTGGCGCTGGACCGTGTGCGGGCTGAACTGGCCTGA
- the rpe gene encoding ribulose-phosphate 3-epimerase, whose amino-acid sequence MTKIAASILSADFANLQHDCTRLLQEGADLLHIDVMDGHFVPNISYGAPVLQCLHKALPDAYYDVHLMISDPARYAADFAKAGAGLITFHLEAVPDTAEEVIAAIRATGCQVGISIRPGTPVEAAFPYLGVVDLILVMSVEPGFGGQKFLPGTPQRLAALDAERKRRGCATILEVDGGINAETGPLCVQAGADWLVAGSSLFHAADPAAVVRLLHGQA is encoded by the coding sequence ATGACCAAAATTGCCGCTTCGATCCTGTCGGCTGACTTTGCCAACCTGCAGCATGACTGTACGCGCCTGCTGCAGGAGGGCGCAGATCTGTTGCATATCGACGTGATGGACGGCCACTTTGTGCCCAACATCAGTTACGGTGCGCCGGTTCTGCAGTGTCTGCACAAGGCGCTGCCCGATGCCTACTATGACGTCCACCTGATGATCAGCGATCCCGCCCGCTATGCGGCGGATTTCGCCAAAGCGGGGGCCGGGCTCATCACCTTCCATCTGGAAGCGGTGCCTGATACGGCGGAAGAAGTCATTGCCGCCATCCGGGCCACCGGCTGCCAGGTGGGCATCAGCATCCGGCCAGGTACGCCGGTGGAAGCTGCTTTCCCCTATCTGGGGGTTGTGGACCTGATTCTGGTAATGAGTGTGGAGCCTGGATTCGGCGGACAGAAATTTCTGCCCGGTACCCCCCAGCGGCTGGCTGCCCTGGATGCCGAGCGCAAACGCAGGGGCTGCGCCACGATCCTGGAGGTGGACGGCGGTATCAATGCCGAGACCGGACCGCTGTGCGTCCAGGCAGGAGCGGACTGGCTGGTCGCCGGCAGTTCGCTGTTCCATGCCGCGGATCCGGCAGCCGTGGTACGCCTGCTCCACGGACAAGCCTGA
- a CDS encoding RnfABCDGE type electron transport complex subunit D, whose product MANRMKIERSENYDYYRDLLWCAVPLTGMAWYYYGPRPVLLMLTGLLVAYLCDCALAPLHGEGYHSHEPSSECFAALIVLMMPATVPYAVVVAAVIAAVLVKEAFGGEGHYPFHPAAVGMAVAGISWPDSVYRYPTPGTWLPVFGASDGTLVEGMNATLRNGGLPSASTMNLLTGNVSGGLGITAALVVMACGLFLLVRGHIRLSVLIPFLIFCIGLPWLLPQLSELPVFSWPWEYVRQRIYLEKYVILSGTVLFGGLFLICEPVTMPNRTSSRIVYGTALGIATHAFRVFSPYESAACFALLIVGAIPEWLDLISHRTERIRFMRKEERRLAQFTKPE is encoded by the coding sequence ATGGCCAATCGTATGAAAATCGAACGCAGCGAGAATTACGACTACTATCGTGATCTGCTGTGGTGTGCTGTTCCGCTCACCGGAATGGCCTGGTACTATTACGGCCCGCGCCCGGTTTTGCTGATGCTGACGGGGCTGTTGGTCGCCTATCTGTGTGACTGTGCCCTGGCACCGCTGCACGGGGAAGGGTACCACTCCCACGAGCCGTCCAGCGAATGCTTCGCGGCGCTCATTGTGCTGATGATGCCGGCCACTGTGCCTTACGCGGTGGTCGTGGCGGCGGTTATTGCCGCCGTACTGGTCAAGGAGGCTTTCGGCGGCGAAGGGCATTATCCCTTCCACCCGGCGGCGGTAGGCATGGCGGTGGCCGGAATCTCCTGGCCGGACTCTGTCTACCGCTATCCGACGCCGGGCACCTGGCTGCCGGTGTTCGGGGCTTCTGACGGAACCCTGGTGGAGGGAATGAATGCCACGCTGCGCAACGGCGGTCTGCCCAGTGCCAGTACCATGAATCTGCTGACCGGCAATGTTTCGGGCGGATTGGGCATCACGGCAGCTCTCGTCGTGATGGCCTGCGGCCTGTTCCTGCTGGTGCGGGGGCATATCCGTCTGTCGGTGCTGATTCCCTTCCTGATCTTCTGCATCGGTTTGCCCTGGCTGCTGCCGCAGCTCAGTGAGCTGCCGGTGTTCAGCTGGCCGTGGGAGTATGTGCGCCAGCGCATTTATCTGGAAAAGTATGTCATTCTCTCGGGCACGGTGCTGTTTGGCGGCCTGTTCCTGATCTGCGAACCGGTGACGATGCCTAACCGTACGAGCAGCCGTATTGTGTACGGCACGGCGCTGGGCATTGCCACCCACGCCTTCCGGGTGTTCAGCCCCTACGAGAGCGCGGCCTGTTTTGCGCTGCTCATTGTAGGCGCCATCCCCGAGTGGCTGGATCTGATCAGCCACCGCACCGAACGCATCCGCTTCATGAGGAAGGAGGAACGGCGCCTTGCCCAATTCACAAAACCGGAATAA
- a CDS encoding Rnf-Nqr domain containing protein has product MPNSQNRNNRRKREEHSETLIIPHITKEMLEKARAMAAQGASRAEIEQAIAQMQGVATANPEPESQPKPEPDARRIIPTSRKRHTDEERKAMLEQMRQERAQREEERREEASRRTQRPAWHFPAPRAAREEPPAATPAEPAETRPDATIRIPAVKPAPQPQPQEQPARVAGPAQPAPEPKAAAQPVKSTEPAAPVAPAAPKEQPQPAPKRHAGLLRSRAEAEAELNEKIRSDHIWLSNPVMVCGLGLAPVVGAALDGERALILCVASLLLITFTRVLAVAVCHLSGNRFRPIIYSYAAALLYIPVYILLYEFFGNSLTALGIYLPILVVEPAIVKRMEFAELEPLRDALRHGFNNGIGMCVALLIVGCLREFLASGTVFGHEVIHMALLPLAAQPAGGFVLVGVIAAVWCAVANAYTDYKREEVHRLYAGRKH; this is encoded by the coding sequence TTGCCCAATTCACAAAACCGGAATAACCGCCGCAAGCGGGAGGAACATTCCGAAACGCTGATCATTCCCCATATCACCAAAGAGATGCTGGAAAAGGCGCGCGCCATGGCCGCGCAGGGGGCCTCCCGTGCGGAGATCGAGCAGGCCATCGCCCAGATGCAGGGGGTCGCCACGGCGAATCCGGAGCCGGAGTCCCAGCCGAAACCGGAACCGGATGCGCGCCGCATCATCCCCACCAGCCGCAAGCGCCACACCGACGAGGAGCGCAAGGCGATGCTGGAACAGATGCGCCAGGAGCGAGCCCAGCGCGAGGAAGAACGCCGGGAGGAAGCCTCCCGACGCACCCAGCGTCCGGCCTGGCATTTCCCGGCCCCCCGGGCTGCACGGGAGGAACCGCCCGCCGCCACACCGGCAGAACCGGCGGAAACACGGCCGGATGCCACGATCCGCATACCGGCGGTAAAGCCGGCACCGCAACCCCAGCCTCAGGAACAACCTGCCCGTGTGGCGGGACCGGCACAGCCGGCTCCCGAACCGAAGGCGGCAGCGCAGCCGGTCAAGTCCACAGAACCTGCTGCGCCGGTTGCACCGGCTGCACCGAAGGAACAACCACAGCCTGCGCCCAAACGGCATGCGGGCCTTTTGCGCAGCCGTGCTGAGGCGGAGGCGGAACTGAACGAAAAGATCCGCAGCGATCATATCTGGCTGTCCAACCCGGTGATGGTCTGCGGGCTCGGCCTGGCCCCCGTGGTGGGGGCTGCCCTGGATGGAGAGCGGGCCCTGATTCTCTGTGTGGCCAGCCTGCTGCTCATCACCTTCACGCGGGTGCTGGCGGTGGCGGTGTGCCATCTCAGCGGCAACCGGTTCCGCCCCATCATCTACAGCTATGCTGCCGCGTTGCTGTACATTCCTGTGTACATTCTGCTCTATGAATTCTTCGGCAACAGTCTGACGGCGCTGGGCATCTACCTTCCCATTCTCGTGGTGGAGCCGGCCATCGTCAAGCGCATGGAGTTTGCCGAGCTGGAGCCGCTGCGGGATGCGCTGCGGCATGGCTTCAACAACGGCATCGGCATGTGTGTGGCCCTGCTGATCGTAGGCTGCCTGCGGGAGTTCCTGGCCAGCGGCACGGTATTCGGCCATGAGGTGATTCATATGGCCCTGCTGCCGTTGGCTGCACAGCCTGCCGGCGGTTTCGTGCTGGTGGGCGTTATCGCGGCGGTATGGTGTGCTGTGGCCAACGCCTACACCGATTATAAACGGGAGGAGGTGCATCGCCTGTATGCCGGCCGTAAACATTGA
- a CDS encoding Rnf-Nqr domain containing protein, with protein MPAVNIEFLPLLRGVLDFISYMGLAIFAENVILARALGVTRLLKLVPDHKAQVWDFSLPFILVMTISAPMGWAVHNMLFPWLRNYLPAWLPVSALRPLIYLSCASVAMILTWLLLFVLPRRQRQACHAQLTLGGCSTAVLGTLLICANQNYTMMQSIAFGLGSALGYVFIIFIVREGRRRLRSKDVPSIFQGLPSSLIYIGVLSLAIYGLVGHAVVL; from the coding sequence ATGCCGGCCGTAAACATTGAGTTCCTGCCGCTGCTGCGCGGTGTGCTGGACTTTATCAGCTATATGGGCCTTGCCATCTTTGCGGAAAACGTCATCCTGGCCCGCGCCCTCGGCGTCACCCGTCTGCTGAAACTCGTTCCCGACCATAAAGCCCAGGTCTGGGATTTCAGCCTGCCGTTCATTCTGGTGATGACAATCTCGGCCCCTATGGGCTGGGCGGTGCATAACATGCTCTTCCCCTGGCTGCGCAACTACCTGCCTGCCTGGCTGCCGGTCTCGGCGCTGCGCCCGCTGATCTATCTGAGCTGCGCTTCTGTGGCCATGATCCTCACCTGGCTGCTGCTCTTTGTGCTGCCGCGCCGTCAGCGGCAGGCCTGCCATGCCCAGCTGACGCTGGGCGGCTGCAGCACGGCTGTGCTGGGCACTTTGCTCATTTGCGCCAACCAGAACTATACCATGATGCAGAGCATCGCCTTTGGCCTGGGCAGCGCGCTGGGCTATGTCTTCATTATCTTTATCGTGCGCGAAGGCCGTCGCCGTCTGCGCAGTAAGGATGTACCCTCTATCTTCCAGGGACTGCCCAGTTCCTTGATTTATATCGGCGTTCTGTCGCTGGCCATCTATGGTCTGGTCGGCCATGCCGTTGTGCTCTGA
- a CDS encoding DUF1015 domain-containing protein has product MALPCFVAADILLPAAETPLNPWACIAVDQFTSQPEYWQRAEELAKDHPSTLHIVLPEAYLGTPQEEQRLHDIRATMERYRIQVLTRHVHGYVYVERTQMDGSVRQGLIGAVDLEAYDYTPGSNTAIRPSESTVVERIPPRLKVRRGALLETPHVMMLADDAGKTLIEPIGACKEELPLLYDGELMLGGGHLRGWAVEDPAKIAQIDAALAALADPEAFARRWPAAAGQTPMVLAVGDGNHSLATAKAYWEELKPTLTDEQKQNHPARWCLAEVCNVHSPAIEIEPIHRVVFGVTAKELYQDLDRWDNAQDNRTEPSAQRFRLADRQGEIAVALQNPPAPLTVGSIEAFLSEWLPKHPDARVDYIHGASTAMALAARPDHPAAAILLPDFDKADLFRGVVLGGVLPRKTFSMGHAEEKRYYNECRVIG; this is encoded by the coding sequence ATGGCACTTCCGTGCTTTGTCGCTGCGGATATCCTTCTTCCCGCCGCAGAAACCCCGTTGAATCCCTGGGCCTGCATTGCGGTGGATCAGTTTACCTCGCAGCCGGAATACTGGCAGCGAGCCGAGGAACTGGCCAAGGACCACCCCAGCACACTGCACATTGTCCTGCCCGAGGCCTATCTGGGAACCCCGCAGGAGGAACAGCGTCTGCATGACATCCGCGCCACGATGGAGCGGTACCGCATTCAGGTGCTGACCCGTCATGTTCACGGATATGTTTATGTGGAACGCACCCAGATGGACGGCAGCGTCCGGCAGGGACTGATCGGTGCGGTGGACCTGGAGGCGTACGATTACACGCCGGGCAGCAATACGGCCATCCGCCCCAGCGAAAGCACTGTGGTCGAGCGCATCCCGCCGCGCCTGAAGGTACGGCGGGGGGCGCTGCTGGAAACCCCCCATGTGATGATGCTGGCCGATGATGCCGGCAAAACGCTGATTGAGCCCATCGGTGCCTGCAAAGAGGAATTGCCGCTGCTCTACGATGGGGAGCTGATGCTGGGCGGCGGCCATCTGCGCGGCTGGGCCGTGGAAGATCCTGCCAAGATTGCGCAGATTGACGCGGCCCTGGCGGCCCTGGCCGATCCCGAAGCCTTTGCCCGGCGCTGGCCGGCCGCGGCGGGGCAGACCCCCATGGTCCTGGCCGTGGGCGACGGCAACCACAGTCTTGCCACCGCCAAGGCCTACTGGGAGGAACTGAAACCCACCCTGACCGACGAGCAGAAGCAGAATCATCCGGCCCGGTGGTGTCTGGCGGAAGTCTGCAATGTGCACAGTCCGGCCATCGAGATCGAACCCATCCATCGGGTGGTGTTCGGTGTAACAGCCAAAGAACTGTATCAGGACCTGGACCGGTGGGACAACGCCCAGGACAATCGGACCGAGCCTTCCGCCCAGCGTTTCCGCCTGGCAGACCGTCAGGGGGAGATCGCGGTGGCCTTGCAGAATCCGCCGGCGCCGCTGACAGTGGGGAGCATTGAGGCTTTCCTGAGCGAATGGCTCCCGAAACATCCGGACGCCCGGGTGGATTACATCCATGGCGCCTCCACGGCGATGGCGCTGGCAGCACGGCCTGACCATCCGGCGGCTGCCATCCTGCTGCCCGACTTCGACAAGGCGGACCTCTTCCGCGGCGTTGTGCTGGGCGGTGTGTTGCCCCGCAAGACCTTCAGCATGGGGCATGCCGAGGAAAAACGTTATTACAATGAATGCCGAGTGATCGGTTAA